The Methylocaldum marinum genome includes the window GGCATTGATATCAGCACGGCGGCCGTCAAGCTGCTGGAGCTGAGCAAAAACGGCCAGCGCTACCGGGTCGAAAGCTACGCCGTCGCGCCGTTGCCATTGGACGCCGTGATCGACAAGAACATCGCAAAGGTCGAAATCATCGGCAGCGTAATCAAATCCGTCATCAAGCAAGCCGGGACCCGGTTGAAGCATGCCGCGGTAGCGGTGCCGAGTTCATCGGTAATCACCAAGATGATCTCGATGCCGGCTTCCTTGAACGAAGACGACTTGGAGGCCCAGATTGAACTGGAAGCCGACCAATATATTCCATACTCGCTGGATGAAGTGAGCCTGGATTTCGAAGTGCAGGGCAGAGCCGTGAAGAATCCGGACATGGTTGACGTGCTGCTGGTCGCCTCGCGGAAAGAGAATGTGGAAGATCGCGTGGCGGCTCTGGAAATGGCCGGGCTCAAGGCCGAGATTGTCGATGTGGAATCGTATGCTCTGGAGAATGCCTGCAACTTAATTCTGGACCAGCTGCCGGGATACAGTCCCGATCAAACCATCGCAGTGGCCGATGTCGGATCGACCATGACCGCCCTGAACGTAATGCATGACCGCCGAATCATCTATACGCGCGAACAGGGATTCGGCGGCAAGCAGTTGACCGAAGAAATCCAGCGCCGGTACGGGCTTTCTTATGAAGAGGCCGGCTTGGCCAAAAAACACGGCGGTCTTCCGGACAATTATCTGCTCGAGGTTCTGGAGCCGTTCAAACAGGCAATGGCGCAGCAGATCGGGCGTTCACTCCAATTCTTTCTTTCCTCCAGCTCGCATCGGACTGTGGATGGGCTGGTGTTGGCAGGAGGCTGCGGCTCTATCCACGGTATAGACCGCTTCGTCGAAGGGGTTCTCGGAATCCCCACCACCGCAGCCAACCCGTTTGGACACATGTCTCTCGCGCCACGGATTAAACCACAGAGTTTGAATAATGACGCCCCGGCATTGATGACTGCATGCGGACTGGCTTTAAGGAGCTTGGACTAATGGCCCGAATCAACCTTCTTCCTTGGCGGACTGAACTTCGCAAACAACGGCAAAAGGAGTTTTTCTCCATTACCGCGGCCGCGATGCTATCGGCTGCAGCGGTTTTTTGCCTTGTTCACTACTGCATCGGCAGCATGATCGATTATCAAACTCAGCGTAACAAGTACCTGGAGTCCGAAATCGCGCTGCTCGACAAAAAGATTAAGGAAATCGAGGAGCTGGAAACCAAGAAAAAGCGGCTTATTGCCAAGATGGAAGTCATCCAGCGGTTGCAGGCGAGTCGGCCCGAGATCGTCCATTTGTTCGATGAGTTGGCCCGTACCATCCCGGAAGGCATTTATCTAACGGATCTGACTCAGGCGGAAAACAATTTGACCATGAACGGAATGGCCCTATCCAACGCTCGGGTTTCCGCCTACATGCGAAATCTGGAGTCATCACCTTGGATGAAGGAACCCCTCTTGAACATCATCGAGACCAAGCAGGAAACCAAAGGCAGCAAGAATGCGAGGGGCAACCGTTTTACGCTTCAGGTCAAGCAGGGGGGCGAAAAGGCGGATAACCAGGAGAAGAAATCGTCATGAATCTTTCCGAGGTCAATTGGGACATAGAAAACGCCGGCGCTTGGCCGGTGCCCGTCAAGGTAGGAATTATCACCTTGCTCTGTCTGGTTTTGGGGGGGCTATGGTACTACCTCGACACTCAGGATCAGATCGCGCTGCTCGAAGCGGAAGAAACCAAGGAGCGGGAGCTGAAGACCAAATTCGAACAGCGGCAAAGAAAAGCCGTAAATCTTGAAGAATACAAGGAGCAAATGGCGGAAATGGAGAAAAGTTTCGGCGATTTGCTCAGGCAGCTTCCTGATAAAACCCAGGTTCCGGAATTGCTGGTCGATGTGTCTCAAACGGGCCTCGCTGCCGGTTTGGAGTTCGAGCTTTTCAAGCCGGCTGCCGAGATAGCCAAAGAGTTCTACGCGGAGTTGCCCATAGAAATCCGAGTGGTCGGAGACTATATGGAGTTCGGAGAATTTATCAGTGGTCTGGCGTCATTGCCGCGCATCGTGACGATACATAACGTGAAGATTGCGGCACACAAGAAATCCGACGGAGCGAAAAAAAACGTAAAGGAACCTTTGGTCATGAGTGCGCTGGTGAGGACCTATCGTTATCTGGACGAGGGATCGGCCCCAGCGGTTCAAGTCAAAAAGCCACAACCGAAAAGAAAGTAGCACTATGGGTGGGCACTTGAAACATTTGGTACTGCCGTGTCGTTCACGGCTCCTCGTTTCCTGGCTGGTCGCTCTCGGAATAAGCGGATGTGCCGGAAACGATTTGACGGATTTGGAAGCCTATGTCGCGGAGGTAAAAGCTCGCCAGAAGGGATCGGTGGAGCCTTTGCCGGAGATCAAGACGGTCGAACCCTTCGTGTTCAATCCCGAAGATTTGCGCGATCCCTTCATTATCGATGACAACGTGCAGGAGACAGTGGAGGCAAGGATTGGAAACGGTATTCGGCCCGATATCAAGCGACCTAAGGAGGAATTGGAATCCTACGAATTGGACACGCTGCGCATGGTCGGAACGGTCAATCGGCACGGCGTACTCTGGGGATTGGTCAAAGCCGGCGACGGCACGATCCACCGGGTGCGTGCCGGGAATCACATGGGGAAGAATTTCGGAAAGATCGTAAACATCAAAGAAAGCATCATCGAATTGGTAGAAATCATATCCGAGAGTCCAGGGGCATGGCGCGAACGCAAAGCGGCCCTCGACTTGGCAGAAGTGGGGGGGAAGAAATGAGCGTACTTAAACGTTTTGATTTCATTGCAGCCGGCTTGGAGCGATACAAAAAGATCGCTGGTCTGGTTCTGATTGGCTTATCCCTGCATATGTCCGTCTGTCGGGCGGAGGGGCTCGTC containing:
- a CDS encoding pilus assembly protein PilM, whose protein sequence is MFFLNRKRPQLLGIDISTAAVKLLELSKNGQRYRVESYAVAPLPLDAVIDKNIAKVEIIGSVIKSVIKQAGTRLKHAAVAVPSSSVITKMISMPASLNEDDLEAQIELEADQYIPYSLDEVSLDFEVQGRAVKNPDMVDVLLVASRKENVEDRVAALEMAGLKAEIVDVESYALENACNLILDQLPGYSPDQTIAVADVGSTMTALNVMHDRRIIYTREQGFGGKQLTEEIQRRYGLSYEEAGLAKKHGGLPDNYLLEVLEPFKQAMAQQIGRSLQFFLSSSSHRTVDGLVLAGGCGSIHGIDRFVEGVLGIPTTAANPFGHMSLAPRIKPQSLNNDAPALMTACGLALRSLD
- a CDS encoding PilN domain-containing protein, which encodes MARINLLPWRTELRKQRQKEFFSITAAAMLSAAAVFCLVHYCIGSMIDYQTQRNKYLESEIALLDKKIKEIEELETKKKRLIAKMEVIQRLQASRPEIVHLFDELARTIPEGIYLTDLTQAENNLTMNGMALSNARVSAYMRNLESSPWMKEPLLNIIETKQETKGSKNARGNRFTLQVKQGGEKADNQEKKSS
- a CDS encoding type IV pilus inner membrane component PilO gives rise to the protein MNLSEVNWDIENAGAWPVPVKVGIITLLCLVLGGLWYYLDTQDQIALLEAEETKERELKTKFEQRQRKAVNLEEYKEQMAEMEKSFGDLLRQLPDKTQVPELLVDVSQTGLAAGLEFELFKPAAEIAKEFYAELPIEIRVVGDYMEFGEFISGLASLPRIVTIHNVKIAAHKKSDGAKKNVKEPLVMSALVRTYRYLDEGSAPAVQVKKPQPKRK
- a CDS encoding pilus assembly protein PilP codes for the protein MTDLEAYVAEVKARQKGSVEPLPEIKTVEPFVFNPEDLRDPFIIDDNVQETVEARIGNGIRPDIKRPKEELESYELDTLRMVGTVNRHGVLWGLVKAGDGTIHRVRAGNHMGKNFGKIVNIKESIIELVEIISESPGAWRERKAALDLAEVGGKK